One Chaetodon trifascialis isolate fChaTrf1 chromosome 21, fChaTrf1.hap1, whole genome shotgun sequence genomic window carries:
- the dlx4b gene encoding homeobox protein Dlx4b, with product MMSMGFIPDSLNASDPAKSAFLEFGHGHPAHQQHSSGLSHIYPVHGLHAAGHSQHESPFPGSASYGRSLGYAYPGAVNTHPPSAYMSYQHSNHSNGSSLAHSRLEQTDREKSTVIENRDLRLNGKGKKIRKPRTIYSSLQLQALHQRFQQTQYLALPERADLAAKLGLTQTQVKIWFQNKRSKYKKIMKHGSGSDGEHLHSTSSISPCSPGLPQLWEVSMANKGAQMHPNNYMNSFGHWYPNHHPHQDAMPRPQMM from the exons ATGATGTCTATGGGTTTCATTCCTGACAGTCTGAATGCCTCAGATCCCGCCAAATCGGCCTTCCTAGAGTTTGGCCACGGACATCCGGCGCACCAGCAGCACTCCTCTGGACTCTCTCACATTTACCCCGTTCATGGCTTGCATGCTGCTGGGCATTCCCAGCACGAAAGTCCTTTTCCTGGCAGCGCGTCCTATGGCCGCTCTTTGGGCTACGCCTACCCCGGCGCGGTGAACACTCATCCCCCGTCTGCTTACATGTCCTACCAGCACAGCAATCACAGCAACGGCAGCAGCCTGGCCCACAGCAGATTAGAGCAGACAG ACCGCGAGAAGTCCACGGTGATAGAGAACAGGGACCTTCGTCTAAATGGCAAAGGGAAGAAAATTCGGAAGCCTCGGACCATCTACtccagcctgcagctgcaggcaCTGCACCAGCGCTTCCAGCAGACCCAGTACCTGGCCTTACCCGAGCGCGCCGACCTGGCGGCCAAACTGGGACTCACCCAGACTCAG GTGAAAATATGGTTTCAGAACAAGCGCTCCAAGTACAAGAAGATCATGAAGCATGGCAGCGGATCAGACGGAGAACATCTCCACAGCACTAGCTCCATCTCGCCCTGCTCGCCCGGGCTGCCCCAGCTTTGGGAGGTCTCCATGGCGAACAAAGGAGCACAAATGCACCCAAACAATTACATGAACAGTTTTGGCCACTGGTATCCAAACCACCACCCTCATCAGGACGCGATGCCCAGGCCCCAGATGATGTGA